A region from the Rosa rugosa chromosome 6, drRosRugo1.1, whole genome shotgun sequence genome encodes:
- the LOC133714204 gene encoding coronatine-insensitive protein 1-like, translating into MEDRNVRMNTGMSDVVAGCVMPYIKDSKDRDAVSLVCRRWYELDALTREHVTIALCYTTTPERLRRRFRQLKSLKLKGKPRAAMFNLIPEDWGGFVTPWVGEIAESFKSLKALHFRRMIVRDSDLELLARSRGRELQSLKLDKCSGFSTDGLVHIARFCRDLRTLFLEESSIIEKEDEWGEWLHELATNNTVLETLNFYMTDLGRIRFEDLELIARNCPSLTTVKISDCEILDLLGFFRHATALEEFCGGSFDDRSENDQSEKYSVVSLPRKICLLGLTMLGKNEMPIVFPLAAALKKLDLLYALLDTEDHCTLIQKCPNLEVLETRNVIGDRGLEVLARSCKRLKRLRIERGADEQGMEDEDGVVSQRGLMALAQGCLELEYLAVYVSDITNASLEYIGTHSKNLNDFRLVLLDREETITDLPLDNGVRALLRGCQKLRRFALYLRPGGLTDLGLSYVGQYSQNVRWMLLGYVGESDAGLLEFSKGCLSLQKLEMRGCCFSEGALAVAVMQLTALRYLWVQGYRGSPTGRDLLAMTRPYWNIELIPPRRVDVLDPNGEKVVVEHPAHILAYYSLAGPRTDFPSTVIPLDPESLINA; encoded by the exons ATGGAAGATCGGAACGTGAGAATGAATACTGGAATGTCCGATGTGGTAGCCGGCTGCGTGATGCCGTATATCAAAGACTCCAAGGACCGCGACGCCGTGTCGTTGGTGTGCCGACGGTGGTACGAGCTGGACGCGCTCACGCGCGAGCACGTGACCATCGCGCTCTGCTACACGACGACTCCCGAGCGGCTCAGGAGGCGGTTCCGGCAGCTCAAGTCGCTGAAGCTCAAGGGGAAGCCGAGAGCGGCGATGTTTAATCTGATACCGGAGGATTGGGGAGGCTTTGTGACGCCGTGGGTGGGGGAGATTGCCGAGTCGTTTAAGAGCTTGAAGGCTTTGCATTTCCGGAGAATGATTGTGAGGGATTCCGACTTGGAGCTATTGGCGCGGTCACGCGGCCGTGAGCTCCAATCGCTTAAGCTCGACAAGTGCTCCGGGTTTTCGACTGACGGCCTTGTCCACATCGCCCGCTTCTGCAG GGATTTGAGGACCTTGTTTTTGGAGGAGAGCTCGATAATTGAGAAAGAGGATGAGTGGGGTGAATGGCTACATGAGCTTGCTACAAACAACACTGTACTCGAGACTTTAAACTTCTATATGACGGATCTTGGCAGAATCAGATTTGAAGACCTCGAACTCATAGCCAGGAATTGCCCCTCCTTAACCACTGTGAAAATTAGCGATTGTGAAATTTTGGATCTTCTGGGTTTCTTCCGTCATGCAACTGCTTTAGAAGAATTTTGTGGAGGTTCCTTCGATGATCGATCAGAGAATGATCAATCAGAGAAGTACTCAGTTGTATCACTGCCACGAAAGATATGTCTTTTGGGTCTAACGATGTTGGGGAAGAATGAAATGCCTATTGTATTCCCATTAGCAGCTGCTCTCAAAAAGTTGGATCTCCTATATGCATTGCTCGACACTGAAGACCATTGTACTTTAATTCAAAAGTGCCCCAACTTGGAAGTTCTTGAG ACAAGGAATGTCATTGGAGATAGAGGATTAGAAGTCCTTGCTCGGAGTTGCAAGAGACTGAAGAGGCTCCGAATTGAGCGAGGTGCTGATGAGCAAGGTATGGAGGACGAAGATGGTGTTGTTTCACAGAGGGGTCTGATGGCTTTGGCACAGGGCTGCCTGGAACTGGAGTACTTGGCTGTCTACGTATCAGATATCACAAATGCATCTCTGGAATACATTGGGACTCACTCTAAAAATCTAAATGATTTTCGCCTTGTCCTGCTTGACCGTGAAGAGACGATAACAGATTTACCACTTGACAATGGCGTTCGAGCTCTATTGAGGGGATGCCAAAAGCTTCGAAGGTTTGCTTTGTATCTCCGTCCTGGGGGTTTGACTGATTTGGGGCTTAGTTACGTGGGCCAGTATAGTCAAAATGTGAGATGGATGCTTCTAGGTTATGTTGGTGAATCTGATGCAGGGCTTTTGGAGTTTTCAAAGGGTTGCCTTAGTCTGCAGAAACTAGAAATGAGGGGCTGTTGCTTCAGTGAGGGTGCACTGGCTGTTGCAGTGATGCAGCTGACTGCGCTAAGGTACTTGTGGGTGCAAGGGTACAGGGGATCCCCAACGGGTCGTGATCTTTTGGCAATGACTCGCCCGTATTGGAATATCGAGTTGATTCCTCCTAGACGAGTTGATGTTCTTGATCCGAACGGGGAGAAAGTAGTGGTTGAGCATCCAGCTCATATTCTTGCATACTACTCTCTTGCTGGACCAAGAACAGATTTTCCAAGTACTGTTATCCCCTTGGATCCAGAGTCTTTGATTAACGCATAG
- the LOC133715645 gene encoding uncharacterized protein LOC133715645, whose translation MASEARSEKWRGSVGGIVEAPIEKVWCMVSQTKRLAEWMPMVERCTDLAGEEGVPGYVRLVSGFMFPQEDGGRSWIKEKLVSINSSQHRYVYKLEASNVGLDGSVNSVKLVDYGNDSTLVDWSYELNPLQGTCEDSIIDYLGFLYKSCINRIEGAIEASSKV comes from the exons ATG GCATCAGAGGCCAGAAGTGAGAAATGGCGCGGATCAGTTGGCGGAATTGTTGAAGCTCCCATAGAAAAAGTCTGGTGCATGGTGTCACAAACCAAAAGACTAGCAGAATGGATGCCAATGGTTGAGCGCTGCACTGATTTGGCCGGAGAGGAAGGTGTTCCTGGTTATGTTCGACTAGTCTCGGGATTCATGTTCCCCCAAGAAGATGGAGGAAGGTCATGGATCAAAGAGAAGCTGGTGTCCATAAATTCATCACAACATAGATATGTTTACAAATTGGAGGCAAGCAATGTAGGCTTAGATGGGTCTGTCAATTCAGTCAAGCTTGTAGATTATGGGAATGATTCGACACTAGTTGATTGGTCATATGAGCTAAACCCCTTACAAGGCACATGTGAGGATAGCATTATAGACTATCTGGGATTTCTATACAAATCTTGTATTAACAGGATTGAGGGTGCTATAGAAGCATCCAGCAAGGTCTGA
- the LOC133715640 gene encoding laccase-22-like, which translates to MKFSIRIQAILLVAFLYPALMVESLVRHYNFRVVLKNTTKLCSSKVIPTVNGKFPGPTLYAREGDTVIVRVTNHGNHNLTIHWHGVKQLGTGWADGPAYITQCPIQPGQNFIYKFTLTGQRGTLLWHAHHLWLRATLHGAIVILPKLGTPYPFPTPQEERIIILSEWWKSDVEAVIDEATQSGFPPNVSDAHTINGHPGPVPGCSSQGFTLHVESGKTYLLRIINAALNDDLFFKIAGHNLTVVEVDASYTKPFQTDTIYISPGQTTTALLEANKDIGKYLISVSPFIDIPIGIDNLTSIATLRYKYTPPNPTTFLTSIPPQNATPLTKKFIDSLRSLNSKQYPANVPLTIDHSLFFTVGVGINPCDTCVNGSKLVASVNNVSFVMPTIALLQAYYYRIKGVYTLDFPANPPNSFNYTGTPPLNVQTTNGTRLYRLGYNSTVQIVLQDTAIILPESHPTHLHGSNFFVVGTGLGNFDPDKDPKTFNLIDPVERNTVPVPTGGWTAIRFRADNPGIWFMHCHIELHTTWGLKMAFLVDNGEGPNECLQPPPSDLPTC; encoded by the exons ATGAAGTTCTCAATCCGGATTCAAGCGATTTTGTTGGTTGCTTTCCTCTATCCGGCACTAATGGTTGAGTCCTTGGTTCGACACTATAACTTCAGG GTGGTGTTGAAGAACACAACAAAGCTCTGTTCAAGTAAGGTCATACCCACAGTGAATGGGAAGTTCCCGGGACCAACTCTATATGCAAGGGAAGGTGACACCGTAATTGTTAGGGTCACCAACCATGGCAATCACAATTTGACAATCCACTG GCATGGGGTGAAGCAACTTGGAACAGGTTGGGCAGATGGACCAGCATATATCACACAATGCCCAATACAGCCTGGACAAAATTTCATCTACAAGTTCACACTTACAGGACAAAGAGGCACACTTCTTTGGCATGCACATCACTTATGGCTAAGAGCCACACTACATGGTGCCATTGTCATCTTGCCAAAGCTAGGCACTCCCTACCCTTTTCCCACACCTCAAGAGGAAAGAATCATCATATTAT CCGAGTGGTGGAAATCAGATGTTGAAGCTGTGATTGATGAGGCTACACAATCTGGCTTCCCACCAAATGTTTCTGATGCTCACACTATCAATGGCCATCCAGGACCCGTTCCTGGTTGCTCTTCTCAGG GCTTCACTTTACATGTTGAAAGTGGCAAGACTTATTTGCTACGCATCATAAACGCAGCGCTGAATGATGACTTGTTCTTCAAGATTGCTGGGCACAACCTAACAGTTGTTGAAGTCGATGCTTCCTACACGAAACCATTCCAAACCGACACTATATATATCAGTCCAGGCCAAACCACAACAGCACTTTTAGAAGCAAACAAAGATATTGGCAAGTACTTAATATCAGTCTCTCCTTTCATCGATATCCCAATTGGCATTGACAACTTGACCTCAATAGCTACATTGCGCTACAAGTACACCCCTCCAAATCCCACAACCTTCTTGACCAGCATCCCTCCTCAAAACGCAACCCCATTGACAAAAAAATTTATCGACTCCCTTCGAAGCCTCAATTCGAAACAATACCCAGCTAATGTACCATTAACCATAGACCATTCTCTCTTTTTCACCGTTGGAGTTGGTATTAATCCATGTGACACATGTGTTAACGGGAGCAAGCTAGTGGCTTCTGTTAATAATGTTAGCTTTGTGATGCCAACTATAGCTCTTCTTCAAGCTTATTACTACAGGATAAAGGGAGTCTACACACTTGATTTTCCAGCAAACCCACCAAACTCTTTTAATTACACTGGTACTCCTCCACTTAACGTCCAGACCACAAATGGTACAAGGCTGTATAGGTTGGGGTACAATTCGACGGTTCAGATTGTGTTACAAGACACTGCTATCATACTACCAGAGAGTCATCCTACCCATCTTCATGGGTCTAATTTCTTTGTGGTTGGGACAGGATTAGGTAATTTTGATCCAGACAAGGACCCGAAAACGTTTAATCTCATCGATCCGGTGGAGAGGAACACAGTGCCAGTGCCAACTGGTGGATGGACGGCAATCAGATTCAGGGCAGATAACCCAG GAATTTGGTTTATGCATTGTCATATAGAATTGCACACAACATGGGGGCTCAAGATGGCATTTTTGGTGGACAATGGGGAAGGCCCAAATGAGTGTCTGCAACCACCTCCTTCTGATCTTCCAACTTGCTAG
- the LOC133715390 gene encoding transcription factor DIVARICATA-like, protein MQTLYPPSYMADTNWFVQESQSSDWTREENKQFESALAIYDEKTPDRWGKIAMMIPGKTAVDVFKQYKELEDDVSDIEAGLVEIPGYQQPSSFTLELVDDRNFDANRKRSAATRGSDQERKKGIPWTEDEHLRFLKGLLKYGKGDWRNISRNFVISKTPTQVASHAQKYFMRQHSGGKDKRRPSIHDITTVNLTSTTTTSPSQNNNRPPLDQSPPPEHNSKSTESPRVVLDWNMPNDGLPGAMIFDATHGDLFESSSPFDVGSPDDLKRHWQKIYASATHYAAHATSPSSMYLMQTSRHQIHGCR, encoded by the exons ATGCAAACTCTGTACCCACCTTCATATATGGCTGATACTAATTGGTTTGTCCAAGAGAGCCAGAGCTCAGATTGGACTAGAGAAGAGAACAAGCAATTTGAGAGTGCTCTGGCTATCTACGATGAGAAAACGCCGGACCGGTGGGGAAAGATTGCGATGATGATTCCGGGGAAGACGGCTGTCGATGTGTTCAAGCAGTACAAGGAGCTGGAAGATGATGTTAGTGACATAGAAGCAGGGCTGGTCGAAATTCCAGGCTACCAACAGCCGTCTTCTTTCACATTGGAGTTGGTGGATGACCGAAATTTCGATGCTAACCGAAAGAGGTCTGCAGCAACTAGAGGTTCTGATCAGGAGAGGAAGAAGGGGATTCCTTGGACAGAAGATGAGCAtct GCGGTTTCTGAAGGGACTTCTAAAATATGGGAAAGGGGATTGGAGAAATATCTCCAGGAACTTTGTTATTTCTAAAACTCCAACTCAAGTTGCTAGCCATGCTCAGAAATACTTTATGAGGCAACACTCAGGAGGAAAAGATAAAAGGAGACCTAGCATCCATGATATAACAACTGTCAACCTCACGAGCACTACCACTACTAGTCCATCACAGAATAATAATAGGCCTCCTTTAGACCAGTCTCCACCACCAGAGCACAATAGCAAGTCCACTGAATCACCAAGAGTCGTACTCGACTGGAATATGCCTAATGATGGATTACCAGGAGCTATGATCTTTGACGCAACACATGGCGATCTTTTTGAGTCATCGTCTCCATTTGATGTTGGATCTCCAGACGATCTTAAGCGACATTGGCAAAAAATTTACGCCAGTGCCACTCATTATGCTGCTCATGCTACATCCCCGAGTTCGATGTATCTAATGCAGACCTCAAGACATCAGATACATGGATGCCGCTGA